In one window of Phaenicophaeus curvirostris isolate KB17595 unplaced genomic scaffold, BPBGC_Pcur_1.0 scaffold_75, whole genome shotgun sequence DNA:
- the LOC138734426 gene encoding uncharacterized protein, which yields MEEDVAASRRSDNTLGRCCLQLPQPPPPGALAAPRLALPVLQPHPRPSAAVLQRCLRRWTSSSAGSPAAATRGTRRLLGRARCCSVAGCASHPPSAPAGARGCAEDARTRSLPPTPTEPPPQCSNTDPVPVQQHRPRPVCGSRPSAATQPPTHPHPLPRCSPAAPAPMQNGIPCPAAASQPPTHMHPLPRCSIAAPNPCASPAPLQPCSSCPNAERHPLPRCSIAASDPPASPAPLQPCSPCPNAERHPLPRCSTAAPSPCASPAPLQPCSPCPNAERRPLPHCSIAASDPPASPAPLQPCSPVSAPGLPLRRSTRRIPPSPPGAPVQPDSIARVSIASRPPSASVVVVVISLVSSPPVAVSAPPPCSSSSFRIIARRPQLRIFLGGKTLKPGLAGRSKDASKEPAAPPPAGWGLPVASCSCRLQRSMVVACDPALRLQAGSSRLRPAATKHGAAALVLELQPQEVARLQPGCISCILVALGSGSSKSPRAEASPGKPRI from the exons ATGGAGGAGGACGTCGCCGCGTCCCGACGCTCGGACAACACGCTTGGacgctgctgcctgcagctcccgCAGCCGCCGCCACCTGGAGCCCTTGCAGCTCCCCGCCTCGCCCTCCCGGTGCTGCAGCCCCATCC ACGTCCCTCGGCGGCCGTGCTGCAGCGCTGCCTGCGCCGCTGGACGAGCTCCTCAGCTGGGTCTCCGGCGGCGGCGACGCGTGGGACGCGGCGGCTCCTCGGCCGCGCTCGATGCTGCAG TGTGGCTGGATGTGCATCTcacccccccagcgcccccgcGGGCGCCCGGGGCTGCGCCGAGGACGCCAGGACGCGCTCCCTGCCCCCGACACCAACGGAGCCCCCGCCCCAGTGCAGCAACACAGACCCTGTCCCAGTGCAGCAACACAGACCCCGACCCGTCTGCGGCTCCCGCCCCAGTGCAGCAACACAGCCCCCGACCCACCCGCATCCCCTGCCccgctgcagccctgcagcccctgccccaaTGCAGAACGGCATCCCCTGCCCCGCTGCAGCATCGCAGCCCCCAACCCACATGCATCCCCTGCCCCGCTGCAGCATCGCAGCCCCCAACCCATGTGCATCCCCTGCCccgctgcagccctgcagctcctgccccaaTGCAGAACGGCATCCCCTGCCCCGCTGCAGCATCGCAGCCTCAGACCCACCCGCATCCCCTGCCccgctgcagccctgcagcccctgccccaaTGCAGAACGACATCCCCTGCCCCgctgcagcactgcagcccccagcccatgTGCATCCCCTGCCccgctgcagccctgcagcccctgccccaaTGCAGAACGGCGTCCCCTGCCCCACTGCAGCATCGCAGCCTCAGACCCACCCGCATCCCCTGCCccgctgcagccctgcagccccgtCTCAGCCCCAGGTCTCCCCCTGCGGCGCAGCACGCGGCGCATCCCCCCGTCTCCTCCCGGCGCCCCGGTGCAGCCCGACTCCATCGCCCGCGTCTCCATCGCATCCCGTCCTCCCTCCGCATCCGTCGTCGTCGTCGTCATCTCTCTGGTCTCATCACCCCCCGTTGCAGTTTCAGCCCCCCCCCCATGCAGCTCCTCATCATTCCGCATCATCGCTCGTCGCCCGCAGCTCAggatttttttggggggcaAAACACTAAAACCGGGACTGGCCGGACGCAGTAAAGATGCGAGCAAAGAGCCGGCAGCTCCGCCTC ctgcaggctggggGCTCCCAGTTgcatcctgcagctgcaggttgCAGCGAAGCATGGTGGTGGCCTGTGATCCAGCCTTGCGGCTGCAGGCTGGGAGCTCCCGGTTGCGTCCTGCAGCCACAAAGCACGGGGCTGCAGCGTTGGTCCTGGAGCTGCAACCCCAGGAGGTGGCGCGGTTGCAGCCGGGCTGCATCTCCTGCATCCTGGTGGCTCTGGGGAGCGGGAGCAGCAAATCCCCTCGAGCTGAAGCTTCTCCAGGGAAACCGAGGATCTAG